One Oryza glaberrima chromosome 11, OglaRS2, whole genome shotgun sequence genomic region harbors:
- the LOC127755814 gene encoding uncharacterized protein LOC127755814, translated as MAARSIFSFMRRLFKMDKVTGMASVELWVLMTTLLLVSRFVLDFFGPWNADRSMVATIQIIEMLNYAMVQYTMGLMQLSAAKVNDYFQVWAVLLVTLQYSVKIGRPYSRSKQLPILDLMSSLWAANLIRLQTLLLLKIPLWIIWSLNSLRIISYFFSSDKASDFNQENTRLVSDYMRYEHTLDVPVVNGNEEMEMMQQYRYLVIGEDEEGRRAGTATPAQYRIRLDPGHDKLVTLDKIWRVVASSSSSSSQSRILGCSGNRDVCLSFALYKLLRRRFYDLPLHEARQEKTAQLVFDYILQDGATGYERAFRVAALELSFLQDLFYSKHAAMFAGGGFPAKTLLHSLSLVAATGYIAYPVRRIPDRMDQADRNTITHGVFITRLIVALIVCKEISEIYLYVFSQWTKVLILCKHVRSLCLRHPLVETVTSKPVRSLSLRHRLVEMVTRMVFWFINRGEWNQNIGQYNLLISPVWPRFVFKIWWLSRFRFRFWGRFGFRICGLRFRFRVWGPMFMFRSHTIRYFWGKTSSTTKPEPVVKKALLDSFKLLKGCPIHLRPRRLESYFHNAFGSDEDRVQELKWAVDDLETDTHRILVWHIATCICEINLSGRNMAPKVSLLQVRPLVDRSEAPEAVWPHYATASTLSNYCAYLVTKGLVPDNGLVNGMVFREVRWETMRACFSRRSSLYDVHEELRKKGEEMVKKQKQLVEQQKQRVEQEEDPPATHGGSSTTISEHQGEEDDEIDEAQDGNGDPVPIEGGGHQENNNSQEEAGNGDDAMENSIVLMGAKLAVQLMKSYETDRERMWRELAEFWTGFLLHLAASTRAAKHRTHLVCRGELITILWALLSHAGFLGRTSHGHTPRPRRPRRRRPAQLR; from the coding sequence ATGGCAGCAAGATCAATCTTCTCTTTCATGAGAAGGCTCTTCAAGATGGACAAGGTGACTGGCATGGCGAGCGTGGAGCTGTGGGTGTTGATGACAACGCTCTTGCTGGTGTCGAGGTTCGTCTTGGACTTCTTCGGTCCATGGAACGCCGACAGATCCATGGTGGCGACCATCCAAATCATCGAGATGCTCAACTACGCCATGGTGCAGTACACCATGGGCCTGATGCAGCTGTCGGCGGCGAAGGTGAACGACTACTTCCAGGTGTGGGCTGTGCTGCTGGTCACCCTGCAGTACAGCGTCAAGATTGGCCGCCCCTACAGCCGATCCAAGCAGCTCCCCATTCTTGACCTCATGTCCTCCCTGTGGGCGGCCAACCTCATCCGGCTCCAAACCCTGTTGCTTCTCAAGATCCCTCTCTGGATCATCTGGTCCCTGAATTCGCTTCGCATCATCTCCTACTTCTTCTCCTCCGACAAGGCGTCCGACTTCAACCAGGAGAACACAAGGCTGGTCAGCGACTACATGAGGTACGAACACACGCTTGACGTGCCGGTGGTGAACGGTAACGAGGAGATGGAGATGATGCAGCAGTACAGATACCTAGTCATCGGGGAAGACGAGGAGGGACGACGAGCAGGAACGGCAACACCTGCTCAGTACAGGATCCGGCTGGACCCGGGACATGACAAGCTGGTCACTCTTGACAAGATATGGAGAGTTGttgccagcagcagcagcagcagcagccagagTAGAATTCTCGGCTGCTCTGGCAACAGGGATGTCTGCCTGTCTTTTGCTCTGTACAAGCTGCTGCGCCGTCGGTTCTACGACCTCCCATTGCACGAGGCCCGGCAAGAGAAGACGGCGCAGCTCGTGTTCGACTACATACTCCAAGATGGCGCCACCGGTTACGAAAGGGCGTTCCGTGTCGCGGCGCTGGAGCTGTCTTTCCTACAGGACCTGTTCTACAGCAAGCACGCCGCcatgttcgccggcggcgggttccCGGCCAAGACCCTGCTGCACTCCCTGTCGTTGGTCGCGGCCACGGGGTACATCGCGTACCCCGTTCGCCGCATACCTGATAGGATGGACCAAGCAGACCGCAACACCATCACCCATGGGGTGTTCATCACCCGCCTCATTGTCGCCCTCATCGTTTGCAAGGAGATCTCGGAGATTTACCTCTATGTCTTCTCACAGTGGACCAAGGTTCTGATACTGTGCAAGCATGTCAGGAGCCTCTGCTTGCGGCATCCGCTGGTAGAGACGGTGACAAGCAAGCCTGTCAGGAGCCTCAGCCTGCGCCATCGGCTGGTAGAGATGGTGACGAGGATGGTGTTCTGGTTCATCAACAGGGGCGAGTGGAACCAGAATATCGGCCAGTACAACCTTCTGATCTCGCCCGTTTGGCCGAGGTTCGTGTTCAAAATTTGGTGGTTGAGTAGGTTCAGGTTCAGATTTTGGGGGAGGTTCGGATTCAGAATTTGCGGGCTGAGGTTCAGATTCAGAGTTTGGGGGCCGATGTTCATGTTCAGAAGCCATACCATCCGTTACTTTTGGGGCAAAACATCGAGTACTACCAAGCCAGAACCCGTGGTGAAGAAGGCTCTACTCGACTCGTTCAAGCTTCTGAAAGGGTGTCCGATCCATCTCCGTCCGAGGAGGCTTGAGTCGTACTTCCACAATGCGTTTGGATCAGATGAAGACCGCGTTCAGGAGCTGAAATGGGCAGTTGATGACTTGGAGACGGACACTCACAGGATACTTGTGTGGCACATTGCGACGTGCATCTGCGAGATCAACCTCTCCGGCAGGAACATGGCACCCAAGGTCTCCTTGCTCCAGGTAAGGCCACTCGTCGACAGATCAGAGGCTCCAGAAGCTGTGTGGCCACACTACGCAACAGCTTCAACTTTGTCCAACTACTGTGCCTACCTGGTTACCAAGGGGCTTGTCCCGGACAATGGACTTGTCAATGGCATGGTCTTCAGAGAGGTGCGTTGGGAAACCATGCGTGCCTGTTTCAGCAGAAGATCATCACTGTACGACGTGCACGAGGAGCTGAGGAAGAAAGGCGAGGAGATGGTGAAAAAGCAGAAGCAGCTGGTGGAACAGCAGAAGCAGCGAGTGGAGCAAGAGGAGGATCCTCCTGCCACTCACGGTGGTTCTTCCACCACAATCAGTGAACACCAGGGAGAGGAAGATGACGAGATCGACGAGGCGCAGGATGGCAATGGCGATCCTGTGCCCATCGAAGGAGGAGGGCACCAAGAAAACAACAATTCGCAAGAAGAGGCCGGAAACGGCGACGACGCAATGGAGAATTCCATAGTCCTAATGGGTGCAAAGCTTGCGGTTCAGCTGATGAAATCGTATGAAACAGACAGGGAGAGGATGTGGAGGGAGCTAGCAGAGTTCTGGACaggcttcctcctccacctgGCGGCGTCCACCAGAGCAGCCAAGCACAGGACGCACCTCGTCTGCCGCGGGGAGCTCATCACCATTCTCTGGGCTCTTCTGTCCCATGCCGGATTCCTCGGGAGGACCAGCCATGGCCACACTCCTAGACCCAGAagacctcgacgccgccgacccGCTCAGCTGAGGTGA
- the LOC127755921 gene encoding BTB/POZ and MATH domain-containing protein 1-like — translation MSGSSASADDAPPPTTSVTASTIVAEVVSGLHVLKIDGFSQTIGASDGGSYIKSSRFVVGGHGWRVGYRANGNGDDDGADAGWISIALHLDDPNVDGVINGVKARFKISLLAAAHDGSPPPPRSDQSTATRSFPRFITAKALEESGYLVGDSFSLRCDVAVVKDIRTEDDATTVKKLVGVPPPSDIGAHLGRLLAAGHGADVAIYVGGETFAAHRCVLAARSPVFMAELFGPMAMSRHNNEETIRVHDMEPRVFEAMLHFIYNDSLPEVDDGEVAAMAQHLLVAADRYDMGRLKLICEDTLCSHVDASTAATALTLAEQHHCERLKEACFKFMENPSNLKAVMASDDFLHLTRSCSSLLKKLAKLAA, via the exons ATGTCCGGATCATCCGCGTCCGccgacgacgcgccgccgccgacgacgtcggTGACCGCGTCGACCATCGTCGCCGAGGTCGTGTCCGGATTGCACGTGCTCAAGATCGACGGCTTCTCGCAGACCATCGGCGCAAGCGACGGTGGCAGCTACATTAAATCCAGCAGGTTCGTCGTCGGAGGCCATGGCTGGCGCGTCGGGTACCGCGCCAACGGcaacggagacgacgacggcgccgacgccggctgGATCTCCATCGCTCTTCACCTCGACGACCCCAATGTCGATGGTGTTATaa ATGGCGTCAAAGCGAGGTTCAAGAtcagcctcctcgccgccgcccacgacggtagtccgccgcccccgcgcagCGACCAGAGCACAGCGACCAGGTCGTTCCCTCGGTTCATCACGGCGAAGGCGCTGGAGGAGTCGGGATACCTCGTCGGCGACAGCTTCAGCCTCCGGTGCGACGTCGCCGTCGTGAAGGATATCCGCACGGAGGACGACGCCACCACGGTCAAGAAGCTCGtcggcgtgccgccgccgtccgacaTCGGCGCGcacctcggccgcctcctcgccgccgggcaCGGCGCGGACGTGGCGATCTACGTCGGCGGCGAGACGTTCGCGGCGCACCGGTGCGTGCTCGCCGCGCGGTCGCCGGTGTTCATGGCGGAGCTCTTCGGCCCGATGGCGATGAGCCGTCACAACAACGAGGAGACAATCCGTGTCCACGACATGGAGCCGAGGGTGTTCGAGGCCATGCTCCACTTCATCTACAACGACTCGTtgccggaggtagacgacggcgaggtggcggccatggcgcagcATCTGCTCGTCGCGGCGGACAGGTACGACATGGGGAGGCTGAAGCTGATCTGCGAGGACACGCTGTGCAGCCACGTCGACgccagcacggcggcgacggcgttgaCGCTGGCCGAGCAGCATCACTGTGAGAGGCTCAAGGAGGCTTGCTTCAAATTCATGGAGAATCCGAGTAATCTTAAGGCTGTCATGGCGAGTGATGATTTTCTACATCTGACAAGGAGCTGCTCCTCTCTTCTTAAGAAGCTGGCTAAGCTGGCTGCCTAA